A genome region from Arachis duranensis cultivar V14167 chromosome 6, aradu.V14167.gnm2.J7QH, whole genome shotgun sequence includes the following:
- the LOC107492217 gene encoding galactinol synthase 2 has product MAPNMLTSVTANSTMGEQQRKASSRAFVTFLAGNGDYIKGVVGLAKGLRKTKTIYPLVVAVLPDVPQEHRNILKFQGCIVKEIEPVYPPENQTQFAMAYYVINYSKLRIWEFVEYNKMIYLDGDIQVFANIDHLFDLPDNYFYAVMDCFCEKSWSKTSQYKIGHCQQCPDRVQWKSELGPKPPLYFNAGMFVYEPNLSTYYDLLKTCQQTEPTSFAEQDFLNMYFKEKYKPIPNVYNLVLAMLWRHPENVELEKVKVVHYCAAGSKPWRYTGKEENMERKDIKMLVKKWWEIYEDEKLDYNNGVDCFKSALVEIRGLKFIRAPSAA; this is encoded by the exons ATGGCCCCTAATATGTTGACAAGTGTGACTGCCAATAGCACCATGGGTGAACAACAACGCAAAGCTTCAAGTCGTGCCTTCGTGACTTTCCTTGCTGGAAATGGTGACTACATTAAAGGAGTGGTGGGTCTGGCCAAAGGGCTGAGGAAGACCAAGACCATCTACCCTCTTGTGGTTGCTGTCCTGCCTGATGTCCCTCAAGAACACCGCAACATCCTCAAATTTCAAGGTTGTATTGTTAAAGAGATCGAACCTGTTTACCCTCCTGAGAATCAAACCCAGTTTGCCATGGCTTATTATGTCATCAACTACTCTAAGCTCCGTATTTGGGAG TTTGTGGAGTACAACAAGATGATCTACTTAGACGGTGACATTCAAGTATTTGCCAATATTGATCACTTATTTGACCTTCCTGATAACTACTTCTACGCTGTCATGGACTGCTTTTGCGAGAAGTCATGGAGTAAAACCTCTCAGTACAAAATTGGTCATTGCCAACAATGTCCTGATAGGGTTCAATGGAAATCTGAGCTTGGTCCTAAGCCTCCTCTCTATTTTAATGCTGGCATGTTTGTTTATGAGCCTAATTTGTCTACTTATTATGACCTCCTCAAAACATGCCAACAAACTGAGCCAACTTCTTTTGCTGAGCAG GATTTTCTGAACATGTATTTCAAGGAAAAGTATAAGCCTATACCTAATGTGTACAACCTTGTCTTAGCTATGCTGTGGCGTCACCCTGAGAACGTCGAACTTGAGAAAGTGAAAGTGGTTCACTATTGTGCTGCT GGATCAAAGCCATGGAGATACACCGGCAAGGAGGAGAATATGGAGAGAAAAGACATAAAGATGTTGGTTAAGAAATGGTGGGAGATATATGAGGATGAGAAATTGGATTACAACAACGGTGTGGATTGTTTCAAGTCAGCACTTGTGGAAATCCGTGGTCTTAAGTTTATCCGAGCTCCATCTGCTGCCTAA
- the LOC107492218 gene encoding WAT1-related protein At1g09380, which yields MARGLIPLLSMILVQLAYAGMSITSKLALEGGMNPLILVAYRQIFATIAIAPFTYWLEWKTVPRMTRRVMLQIVLSSITGITGNQVLFFVGLKYSTATVACALTNLLPAFTFVLAAIFRQESVGMKRKAGVAKVLGTVVCVGGALLLSFYHGKTIGIAESSIRWSFAQRMEGRSSSNGNGSALLGPFLLVVSALVWSLWFIIQADISKNFPAPYTSTNYMCFLASIQCVLLALSFDHTPSSWSLHDPIRLVSSLYAGVVCTGLAYCLMSWTIERKGPLYVSVFSPLQLVLTAVASWALLREKLYIGTVIGSVLIVGGLYCVLWGKNKEMNEIIAEKETVKYNESNAKNSDLELPSYIPSNNGNHRVIVDVA from the exons ATGGCGAGAGGTCTCATTCCATTGTTGTCAATGATTCTTGTTCAGTTGGCGTATGCAGGGATGAGTATTACCTCAAAGCTTGCCCTAGAAGGTGGCATGAACCCTCTTATCCTTGTTGCTTATCGTCAAATCTTTGCCACTATTGCCATTGCTCCCTTCACTTATTGGCTCGAATG GAAAACAGTTCCGAGGATGACAAGGCGCGTTATGCTCCAAATAGTACTTTCTTCCATAACAGG AATAACAGGAAACCAGGTTCTGTTCTTCGTGGGTCTAAAATATTCAACTGCCACAGTTGCGTGTGCACTCACCAATTTGCTCCCAGCTTTTACGTTTGTCCTGGCAGCCATCTTCAG ACAAGAGAGTGTGggaatgaagagaaaagcagGGGTAGCAAAGGTGTTAGGAACAGTAGTGTGTGTAGGTGGAGCACTGCTTTTATCATTCTACCACGGCAAAACAATTGGTATAGCAGAATCAAGCATTCGTTGGAGCTTTGCGCAGAGAATGGAAGGAAGAAGCAGCTCCAACGGGAACGGAAGCGCGCTTCTGGGTCCTTTTCTTCTTGTGGTTAGTGCCCTTGTTTGGTCACTTTGGTTCATAATTCAAGCAGACATAAGCAAGAATTTCCCAGCTCCATATACGAGCACAAACTACATGTGTTTCTTGGCCAGCATCCAGTGTGTCCTTCTTGCCTTGTCTTTTGACCATACCCCCTCTTCTTGGTCCCTTCATGATCCTATCAGACTTGTCTCTTCTCTTTATGCG GGGGTAGTTTGCACTGGTCTAGCGTACTGTCTCATGTCATGGACCATTGAGAGGAAAGGTCCTTTATACGTTTCAGTATTTAGTCCATTGCAACTTGTTCTCACTGCTGTTGCTAGCTGGGCATTGCTTCGGGAGAAACTATACATTGGAAC TGTGATAGGGTCTGTGCTGATAGTTGGAGGGCTATATTGTGTTCTATGGGGAAAGAACAAAGAGATGAACGAGATCATTGCTGAAAAAGAGACAGTCAAGTACAACGAGAGTAATGCAAAGAATAGTGATTTGGAGTTACCATCTTACATACCATCCAACAATGGTAATCATCGTGTAATTGTGGATGTTGcttaa
- the LOC107492220 gene encoding GDSL esterase/lipase At1g09390, with the protein MGSGCVGHCLPFSFSFSFPLSFLLVLWFYSISSAYGCDKAPAIFVFGDSNSDTGGLASGLGYPINLPNGRSFFHRSTGRLSDGRLIIDLLCQSINMSLLNPYMDPLSGSTFKNGANFAVVGSSTLPKYLPFSLNIQVMQFRRLKARALELVNAGATNLINDGGFRDALYLIDIGQNDIADSFTKNLSYAQVIKRIPTVVAEIETAVRSLYNEGARKFWLHNTGPLGCLPKLIALAQKKDLDSSGCLSSYNSAARLFNDALNRLSLKLRTQLKDATIVYVDIYAIKYDLITNAAKYGFSNSLMVCCGSGGPPYNFDPRVTCGQPGYQVCSEGSKYVSWDGIHLTEAANTFIASKILSKAYSTPPTAFDFFCNH; encoded by the exons ATGGGTTCCGGTTGCGTCGGTCACTGCCTTCCATTCTCATTCTCATTCTCATTTCCATTATCATTCTTGTTAGTGCTGTGGTTCTATTCAATTTCTTCAGCTTATGGATGCGATAAAGCTCCAGCTATATTCGTGTTTGGCGATTCCAACTCGGACACGGGTGGACTCGCCTCTGGACTCGGTTACCCTATCAACCTCCCCAATGGACGCAGCTTCTTCCATAGATCCACCGGTCGCTTGTCCGATGGACGCCTCATAATCGATTTGCTCT GCCAAAGTATCAACATGAGTTTATTGAACCCATATATGGACCCATTGTCTGGATCGACGTTCAAAAATGGAGCAAACTTTGCAGTTGTAGGGTCCTCTACACTCCCCAAGTATCTTCCATTCTCTTTAAATATACAAGTCATGCAGTTCAGGCGTCTCAAAGCTCGTGCACTTGAACTTGTTAATGCAg GTGCAACCAATTTGATAAATGATGGAGGGTTCCGAGATGCGCTCTACTTGATTGATATTGGGCAAAATGACATTGCTGATTCATTTACCAAAAATTTGTCATATGCGCAAGTGATCAAGAGGATCCCAACAGTTGTTGCCGAGATTGAAACGGCTGTTAGG AGTTTGTATAATGAAGGTGCCAGGAAGTTTTGGCTTCACAACACTGGACCCTTAGGATGTCTTCCCAAATTAATTGCACTGGCTCAAAAGAAGGATCTGGATTCATCTGGATGTCTTTCTAGCTATAACTCTGCTGCAAGATTATTTAATGATGCACTGAATCGGTTGTCACTTAAGTTAAGAACTCAATTGAAGGATGCTACCATAGTCTATGTCGATATTTATGCCATTAAGTATGATCTTATCACAAATGCCGCCAAATATG GTTTCTCGAATTCGCTGATGGTGTGCTGCGGGTCTGGAGGGCCTCCTTACAATTTTGACCCAAGGGTGACATGTGGGCAACCAGGGTATCAGGTTTGTAGTGAAGGATCAAAATATGTTAGCTGGGATGGAATCCATCTTACTGAGGCTGCAAATACATTCATAGCTTCAAAGATTctttccaaggcatattccacaCCACCTACAGCTTTTGATTTCTTCTGCAATCACTGA
- the LOC107492223 gene encoding uncharacterized protein LOC107492223 produces MRMEGERRKRKLESSEEEKEENEEQKMETFFALVKSTKEARDLLFNKDKTDNKVDEDEEALKKGKATWIPMFQPEDFIDYGELGRRSSHNNNNNNSNNNVPTTTPHASGAGPSEKEKEEVVVLEKQHLQEAAAATLEAPIPEINEQKEKTSDLLDLNLSL; encoded by the coding sequence ATGAggatggaaggagaaagaaggaaGCGGAAATTGGAGAgtagtgaagaagaaaaagaagaaaatgaggaGCAGAAGATGGAGACGTTCTTCGCCTTGGTGAAAAGCACGAAGGAGGCGCGTGATCTCCTCTTCAATAAGGACAAAACGGATAACAAGGTTGATGAGGATGAAGAAGCACTCAAGAAGGGAAAAGCTACTTGGATTCCAATGTTTCAGCCAGAAGATTTCATTGATTATGGAGAATTGGGAAGAAGAAGtagtcataataataataataataatagtaataataatgttCCAACAACAACTCCGCATGCATCAGGTGCAGGTCCTtcggagaaagagaaggaagaggtgGTGGTGCTGGAGAAACAACATTTGCAAGAAGCGGCGGCGGCGACGCTGGAGGCACCTATTCCAGAAATAAATGAACAGAAGGAGAAAACAAGTGATCTTCTAGACTTAAATCTTTCTTTGTGA
- the LOC107492221 gene encoding inactive glucose-6-phosphate 1-dehydrogenase 4, chloroplastic, with protein sequence MSLSFSSASVALSECSIPIHRCCHAHRVTGGSRSLSSVTGSDRLVLNVRNGNLCRKFRGLKLWILERLNFQIQPAKLHKRSTNGSQDRIHHFKNNLETGSSPSITHTHVIPHDKVSSISMDVSGGPSLCIAVIGATGELARGKIFPALFALYYSGFLPQNVGIFGYSRKDMTDEDLRFCIASTLTCRVDHQENCGDKMDAFLNRTYYINGGYDNKHGMSMLNARMEQIEGGSKANRIFYLSVPQEALLDVASCLASNAQTQSGWNRIIIEKPFGFDVLSSHRLTQSLLSKYEEKQIYRIDHLLGRNLIENLTVLRFANLVFEPLWSRTYIHNIQIILSEELGVQPGRYFSGYGIIRDIVHSHVLQTIALLAMEPPISLDGEDIRNEKVKVLRSIRKLEPRDVILGQYKASSKDKVDVCVNGLTPTYFAAAMYIDNARWDGVPFLVKTGFGLIKHQMEIRIQFRHVPGNVYDESIGHNIDRAANELILRDVPDEAILVKVNNKIPGLGLQLDSSELNLLYKDKYNMEVPDSYEHLLLDVIDGDNHLFMRSDELAAAWNIISPILNEMDKDNMSLELYELGGRGPVGAYYLWAKHGVRWVED encoded by the exons ATGTCACTGTCTTTTTCTTCAGCCTCCGTAGCCTTATCTGAATGCTCAATCCCAATCCACCGTTGCTGCCATGCTCACCGAGTCACC GGCGGATCAAGAAGCTTGAGTTCAGTTACAGGAAGTGATCGCCTCGTACTGAATGTCAGAAATGGTAATTTGTGTCGGAAGTTTCGTGGTTTGAAACTATGGATACTGGAGAGGctcaattttcaaattcaaccaGCTAAGCTGCATAAGAGGTCAACGAATGGTAGTCAAGATAGAATTCATCACTTCAAGAACAATTTGGAAACAGGATCTTCACCCTCAATTACTCACACTCATGTTATTCCTCATG ATAAGGTCAGTTCCATTTCCATGGATGTTAGTGGAGGACCCTCCCTTTGCATCGCCGTCATAGGAGCCACTGGTGAGCTcgcaagggggaagatttttcCGGCTTTATTCGCTCTCTATTATAGTGGCTTCCTTCCTCAG AATGTAGGAATTTTTGGGTATTCAAGGAAGGATATGACTGATGAGGACCTGCGATTCTGTATAGCCTCCACATTAACATGCCGAGTTGATCATCA AGAGAATTGTGGGGACAAGATGGATGCTTTCCTTAACCGAACTTATTATATTAATGGAGGGTATGACAACAAACATGGTATGTCCATGCTGAATGCCCGAATGGAGCAGATCGAG GGAGGATCCAAAGCCAACAGGATATTCTACCTTTCCGTGCCACAAGAAGCACTTTTGGATGTTGCATCATGTCTTGCTAGCAATGCTCAGACCCAAAGTGGATGGAATCGCATTATAATTGAGAAGCCATTTGGCTTCGATGTACTTTCTTCCCATAGGTTGACACAATCTCTCCTTTCAAAGTATGAGGAAAAGCAAATATACAG GATTGATCATCTTCTGGGAAGGAATCTCATAGAAAATCTCACAGTTTTAAGGTTTGCAAATCTTGTCTTTGAGCCACTCTGGAGCCGTACTTACATACACAATATACAG ATCATTTTATCAGAGGAATTGGGCGTGCAGCCTGGAAG GTATTTTAGTGGCTATGGGATTATCCGTGATATTGTTCACAGTCATGTACTTCAAACAATTGCGTTGCTTGCCATGGAACCACCAATAAGCCTTGATGGCGAAGATATTCGAAATGAAAAG GTCAAGGTACTCAGGTCAATTCGCAAATTGGAGCCTAGAGATGTGATTCTTGGCCAGTATAAAGCAAGTAGCAAAGACAAAGTTGATGTATGCGTAAATGGTCTGACACCCACTTATTTTGCTGCTGCAATGTACATTGATAATGCACGATGGGATGGCGTGCCATTTTTGGTTAAAACAGGCTTTGGACTCATCAAACACCA AATGGAGATACGGATTCAATTTCGTCATGTGCCAGGAAATGTTTATGACGAATCCATCGGGCATAATATTGACCGTGCCGCGAATGAGCTCATTCTTCGTGATGTTCCCGATGAAGCTATCCTGGTGAAAGTTAACAACAAGATTCCAGGACTGGGGTTACAATTGGACTCTTCAGAGTTGAATCTGCTCTACAAGGACAA GTATAACATGGAGGTGCCGGATTCATATGAGCATCTTCTGCTTGATGTCATTGATGGGGATAACCATCTCTTTATGAGAAGTGATGAGCTGGCAGCTGCGTGGAACATTATAAGTCCAATTCTGAATGAGATGGACAAGGACAACATGTCACTGGAGCTTTATGAATTGGGGGGTCGTGGTCCTGTTGGAGCATACTACCTCTGGGCTAAGCATGGTGTTCGTTGGGTGGAGGACTAA